Proteins from one Bacteroides zhangwenhongii genomic window:
- a CDS encoding NADPH-dependent oxidoreductase — protein MFETVKNRRTIRKYLSKDITPNLLNDLLEASFRASTMGGMQLYSVVVTRDAEMKEKLSPAHFNQSMVKSAPVVLTFCADFRRFSKWCEQRKAVPGYDNLMSFMNASMDTLLVAQTFCTLAEEVGLGICYLGTTTYNPQMIIDTLRLPELVFPLTTITVGYPDGIPAQVDRLPLEAAVHEEMYHDYTPEKIDKLYAYKESLPESKQFIEENKKETLAQVFTDVRYTKKDNEFMSENLLKVLRRQGFLK, from the coding sequence ATGTTTGAAACCGTAAAGAACAGAAGGACTATCAGGAAATATCTATCGAAGGATATTACTCCTAATTTGTTAAATGATTTGCTTGAAGCTTCATTCCGAGCTTCTACGATGGGAGGTATGCAGCTTTATAGTGTGGTTGTGACTCGTGACGCTGAAATGAAAGAGAAGCTTTCGCCGGCTCATTTTAATCAGTCTATGGTGAAGAGTGCCCCTGTTGTACTTACTTTTTGTGCTGATTTTCGTCGCTTTTCAAAATGGTGTGAGCAAAGAAAAGCTGTACCTGGCTATGACAATTTAATGTCTTTTATGAATGCGTCTATGGATACTCTGCTTGTCGCACAGACTTTTTGTACGTTGGCAGAGGAGGTAGGACTCGGAATTTGCTATTTGGGGACCACTACTTATAATCCTCAAATGATTATCGATACACTCCGGTTGCCTGAATTGGTGTTTCCTTTGACGACAATTACAGTCGGTTACCCGGATGGAATTCCTGCACAGGTTGATCGCTTGCCTTTGGAAGCTGCTGTACACGAGGAAATGTATCATGATTATACACCGGAAAAAATAGATAAACTCTATGCTTATAAAGAATCATTGCCTGAAAGCAAACAATTTATAGAGGAGAATAAGAAAGAAACTCTAGCCCAGGTCTTTACAGATGTTCGTTATACAAAGAAAGATAATGAGTTTATGTCTGAAAATCTATTAAAGGTGCTTCGTCGGCAGGGATTTTTGAAATAA